The Sporomusaceae bacterium genomic sequence GGATAAGAGATGAATCAGGTACCTGAAAAACTCATCTCCTACCGGGTTTATCGTGACGGCGTGGACCTGGTGGGGACTGCGGATGTTCAGCTGCCCGATCTGGAGGCCATGACCGAGACGATCAAGGGCGCCGGAATCGCCGGTGAGGTTGACAGTCCCGTCCTTGGCCATTACGGCAGCATGACGCTCGTACTGAACTGGCGGACGCTGGTCAAGCCAATCGCCTTCCTGTCGCGGCAGGAGGTTCATGCGTTGGATCTCCGTGGGGCAGTCCAGGTGATGGATGCGGCAGCCGGGGTTTACAAGGTCGTGCCGATCAGGGTGGCCATACGGGCTACCCCGAAGAAAACCTCGCTGGGCAAGTTTGACGTCGGCGCACCGATGGAGAGCAGCAACGAGCTAGAGGTGTCCTACATCAAGGTTTCAATCGACGGCGCGGACGTCATCGAGATCGACAAGTACAACTACATCGCCAAGATTGACGGCGTGGATGTGCTCGCCGACGTCCGATCGGCGCTGGGTCTGGTTTAAGAAAAAGGGGGGCTCCGTAAAAACGGGGCCCCTACTTTACGAAAGGGCTGTGAACATGAACATTAAGTTTGGCAAAACCCACACTTTCGAAGGTAAGGAGTACAAGGACCTGAAGATCGACCTCGACGGCCTGACTGGCAAAGACCTTGTCGACGCTTCTCGGGAGGCGCGTCTTCTGGGGGACGCGGGGCAGGTGCAGGAGTTTTCGGCCGTTTACCTCGCCGTCGTGGCCGCCAAGGCCGCTAAGGTACCCGTCGACATGATCCTCTCCCTTCCCGCCAAGGATTTCACGGCGGTGAAAACGGCGGTGCAAAATTTTTTATTAGCATAGACCTTCCCGCGGGAGACCCCGGCTCGTTGCTCAGAGTCGTGTGTGTCCGACTGGCCAAGGCGACGTATACTCCGGCCACGGTCTGGTTCAACACACCGATATTGGAGCTGGCGCAGTGGGTAGACGCATCGATTAAGGTCGCGTGCGAAAAGCCGACCCGTTAGAAAGGATGGTGCCGAATGGCCAGTAAAACTTACGAAATAGCCTTCAACCTCGCCGCTAGGCTCGGCAGTTCGTTCAGCAGCACCTTCTCCGGTGCGTCGCAGCAATTGTCCACCCTGCAGACCAACGTCAAGAGCACCCGGGCGGCGATGCGCGAACTGGAGATGCAGCAGCGGAAAGGTATCGTTTCCACCCTGGAGTATGCGGCAAGTTATGAGAAACTGACCGCGCAGCTCTATAAGGCCGAACAGCTGCAGACGAAACTGGCCAAGGCAGAGGTGATGCAGAGCCGGCTAAAGAACTTCCGTGGGCAAGCGGTCGCAGGATTGGCCGGATCGGCAGCTGCTGGCGCCGTTGTGGCGGCGCCGGTGCTAGCGTTTGCTAAAGCCGAACAGAGCGCTACAGCGTTAAAAGCCGCAATGATGGACTCCACGGGAAGCGTGGGAGAGAGCTTTGCGAAAATCAATAGTTTGGCCGTCGAACTCGGTAATAAATTACCGGGGACCACGAGCGACTTTCACGATTTGTTCCGGGTGATGCTTCAAAATGGCATTGCAGCGGAGCAAATCCTGGGCGGTGTCGGTCAGGCAGCCGCCTACCTCGGGGTTCAATTGAAACTTCCCTACGAAACGGCTGGCCTCTTCGCTGCGCAAATGCAGAAGTCAACCGGGACGGCCGACGCCGACATGATGAAATTTATGGACACGGTCCAGCGACTAACGAATCTCGGCGTTAAAGCCGACGACCTCAACCAGGCGTTTTCAAAATTCGGGCCTACGATGTCTGTACTGAAAGCGCAGGGTCTGGACGGAGCGAATGCTTACGGTACACTGCTTGCGATGCTGACGCAAGTCGGCATGGAGGGCGGTTCCGCAGGCAACTCTCTCGGCAAAGTTTTCCGGGCCGGTTTCGACGAGAAGAAGCTCGGGAAGGCCAATGACTCTTTGGCGGAATTCGGTATGTCGCTGAAATTTACGAATGAGCGGGGCGAATTTGCAGGACTGGACAATTTCTTCACGCAAATGGAGAAGCTGTCGACACTCGACACCACTACACGAGTGGGTGTCATTAAGGAATTGTTTGGCGACGACGCCGAAGTGTTGCAAACCGTTAACATTATGCTTGAAAAAGGACGAGCCGGATATGATGCGTTGCTTGCGAAAACGGCAAAACAGGCAAGCCTCGAACAACGGGTAAACGAGCAGCTAAAGACTATGACGAACACCTGGGATAGTCTTGCCGGTACCGTAACAAATCTTGTGGCTGCATTAGGCGGCCCGCTGGCCGAGAAGCTGAAACCCATTCTTGATGCGGCCAACAGTCTCGTAGGTGATCGCCTCATGCCATGGGTTGAGAATAATGCAGGTCTAGTCGGTACGCTGGGCGCGATTGCCGCGGGGGCCGTTACCCTGAGCGCTGCCTGGTGGGGCATGGGGCTTGCGGCAGCAACAATACTGGCGCCGATGATTACGTTTTATAAATGGATGTTCTTGGGCAGGACAGCCATCGACGGCACGGTCATTGCTTCCAGGGCAGCCATCATCGCGACGCGGGCCTGGACGACCGCTCAGTGGCTGATAAACGCGGCCATGGCAGCTAATCCCATCGGGCTCGTTATAATTGGCGTTACGGCCCTGATCGCTGCCGGCTGGGCGCTATACAAGAACTGGGACACGGTAATTTCTTGGCTTGAAGAAAAGTGGAACAACCTCAAAAACTTATTCGGCGCCGGCATAAACGTCCCGGTCAGTATGCCCGTCGCTGGCGGAGTCGGCGACATCCCGGTTATCCCCCACGCCGCCGGCGGGATATTCTCCCGGCCACACGTCGGTCTGCTCGCCGAGGCAGGGGTACCGGAATCTGCAATCCCTATCGACGGCAGTAGCCGGTCGCTGGGGCTGTGGCAGAAAACGGGGGAGATGCTGGGCGCGTCGGCGGGCGGCGGCGGTACTTTTACCGCCACGTTTGCACCGGTCATCCAAGTGGGCGACAGCGCGAAGGCGTCGGATGTGCAAAAGGTACTCGACGATGAGCGGGCAAAATTCCGTCGTATGTGGGAAGACATGATGCAGGAAGCGAGGCGGCTCAGCTATGCCTAGCACATACACGACCGTCCAGGGCGACGCCTGGGACATCATAAGCCTGAAAGTCTATGGCACCGAAAAGAGTATGTCGACGCTCATCGAAGCCAACCCGGCACACCGTAACACCGTCATCTTCGCGGCCGGGGTGCTTTTGACCGTCCCCACCAGGTCGGTCTCGGCCATCCCCAGCAGTGTCCCCCCGTGGAAAAGGGGCGTGGAGTAGGTGGAGTCCCGGCGCGTGGAAGTCAGCCTGACCTATAATCACACGAAAGTATCCAGCGACATCGCCCGGTTCCTGCTCTCCCTGACCTACACCGACAACTCCAGCGGCCAGGCCGACGATCTGCAGATCACGCTGGAAGATCGCGAACAGCTCTGGGCAAACGGCTGGGTACCGGAGAAAGGCGATACGATTTCGGCGCAGCTGACGGCGCTCAATTTCAACGGCGAGGGCAGTCGCGAAAAACTCGACTGCGGCTTCTTCGAAATAGATGACTTCGAAATGGCCGGACCGCCCAACATCGTGACAGTCAAGGCGGTTTCCGCGGCCGTCTCAGCGGCCCTGAGAGGCGAGGAGAATACCCGTGCATGGGAGAACATCCGCCTCCGCAACATCGCCCAGGACATGGCCGCCAAAGCCGAGATGGGGCTGCAATACCTGGCGGAATACAATCCGCTATATAAGCGCCGGGACCAGACGGAACAGTCTGACCTGGCGTTTTTGCTCGAATGCTGCGAGAAGGCCGGGCTGGCGCTAAAGGTGACCAACGACAACATCGTTATTTTTGACGAGGAGCAGATGGAAGCCCAGGACCCCGTGATGACCATCGAGAAGGGAAAAAGCAACGTCCTCCGGTACCGGTTCAACTCGCGCAGCCGCGACATCTACCGAGCCTGCGTCGTTCAGTACAAGGATCCGTCGACCGGCCAGACATTCAAGCATATTTATGAGCCGCCGAACGCGCCGGCGACCGGCCAACTGCTCAAGATCAACGAGCGTGTCGAGGATGCCGAGGAGGGCAAGGTCCTGGCCAGGAAGCGTCTGCGGGAGAAAAACTGCAAGGAGAACATGGCCAGTCTGACTCTCGTCGGCGACGTCCGCCTGGTTGGCGGGGTGACCGTCCTGGTAAAGGGGTGGGGATCGTTTGACGGCAAATACTACGTCACCCGCGCGCAGCATTCCCTGAACGGCTACACCGTTGCCATCGACATCCACAAAACCATGGAGTACGCCCTGAACGAAGCCAAGACCATTGTCATCGAGAAGAAGGCCCGCAAGCGGACACGGAGGCGGAAGTGGTATGACAAGTAACTTCAAATTCGTGCGCTACGGCGTGGTGTCGGGCGTCGCCGCCGATCGAGTCCGCGTCGCCTTCGAGGACGAGGACGGCCTGGTCAGCGACTGGCTGCCGGTTATCGTGCCGAACACCAAGGGAAATAAGGACATCAAGCCCATGGACGTGGGCGAAGACGTCGTTTGCGTATTCTTGCCGAATGGAGTGTCGTCCGGGTTTTGCCTCGGCGCGTTCTACCGCCAGGGGAACCCCCCGCCACACGCTGACGTCAACGTGCGAAGCGTCAGGTTCTCCGACGGTACCATCGTATCATATGACCGCGAGACCCATGTCCTGGACATAAAATGCGGCACCGGCACGGTTAACATCGTCGCCGGTGGCAACGTCAACGTGACCGGCGACGTGATCGCCGACGGGATAAGCCTGAAGCAGCATGTGCATCCGGAGAGCATCGGCACCCAGACCGGGCCGCCGTCGGGAGGTGCGTAGTTTGGCATTAGGGACTTTGGGCGATATCGCCTTCGAAGTATCAACGGAAAAGATCCGCACTTTTCATAGGCTGCGGCGGCGCGGCAGCGCCAGATTCGCTACCCATGATGTTCTCGGGAAAAAGCCGGTTAAGGAATTTATCGGGCCAGGCCTGGAAAGCATCGGATTTACGATGTTTTTTTCCGTGTCTGCGGGCCTTAACCCGCTGAACGAAATCAAGAAGCTTCGCGAGCTTCGAGACAAAGGCGATCCCCTGGAACTAGTTATCGGCGGCGCGGCCGCGAGCGAAAACCTGTGGGTAATTGAAGAGGTTTCCGAAGAATGGGTACAGCTCGACAATAAGGGCAACCTGTTGTTTGCGAGAATCGACATCGACCTCCAGGAGTACCCGCGCGATTCTGACGCGACCGCCACGGCTACCAACGCCAGCGCCGCAGCGGCGAGCGGAGAGGAGGAATCTGGGTGAGCGAATTCGACGTGACGGCGACGCTGGACAAAATCGACTTCGGCGCCACTGGCGTGAAGGAAATCCTCCAGAACGTCCGGACCATCTTGACTACGCCGATTTACAGCGTACCCCTCGACCGGCTTTTCGGCCTGGACGCCACCATGCTGGACGAACCCCTGCCGGTCGCGCAGGCGAAACTGACCGCGAAGGTCATCGCCGCTGTGCATAAATACGAGCCCCGTTTTCGGGTGACAAGGGTGTTGTATGACGGCAACGCCATCGACGGCGTACTCCGGCCGACAGTGAGGGGGAGGATCGTCAGTGGAGTTTAAAAACTTGCCTCAGATTACTTTCGCTGAGCGCTCGGCCGCGGTGACCGAGGCGGCGCTTATTGCGAAGTACAAGGAGAAAACGGGCAAAACCCTGTACCCGGGCGACCCGGTGAGGCTGCTGCTGGAGGCTGTGGCGTTTATGTTCGCCCAGATCCGCAACGAGATCGACTACACTGGCAAGCAGAATCTCCTGGCGTATACCGCCGGAGACAACGAGGATCATCTGGGCGTGTTGGTCGGCACCGATCGCCTTCAGGCGGCCGCCGCGACCGTGACGCTGCGGTTTACGTTGTCTGCTGCCCAGGCCGGGGCGGTAATCATACCGGCCGGCACCAGGGCGACCCCTGGGGAAAACCTGCTGTTTGCCACCACGGCGACGGCGACCATCCCGGCCGGCCAGACGTACGTCGACGTCGACGCCGCCTGCACCGAAAACGGCGCGAAGGGGAATGATTATGCTCCCAGCCAGATCAACAAGATCGTCGACCCCATCCAATGGGTGGCGTCGGTGACGAACACAACCACCAGCGAGGGCGGCGCTGACATCGAAAGCGACGACGCTTACCGCGAACGGATCAGGCTGGCACCGGAGTCGTTTTCGACGGCCGGCCCCGGCGGCGCTTACGAATACCATGCGAAAAAAGCGTCGGCGCTGATCGTCGATGTCTCGGTTATCTCCCCTGAGCCCGGCACGGTCGAAATCCGCCCCCTGCTGAGCGGCGGCGAAATTCCCGGCCAGGAGATTCTGGACGCAGTGACAGCCACCTGCAACGACAAATCGGTGCGGCCGCTGACCGACCTTGTCAGCGTGCTCGCGCCTACGGTTGTGTCTTACGACGTCGACGCGACGTACTGGATCGACAGCGACAACTCCACAGTAGCAGCGACCATTCAGGTGGCTGTGGAGCAGGCTGTGGCGGACTGGGGGCTTTGGCAGAAATCAAAGCTAGGCCGCGATATCAACCCGTCGGAGCTTAACAGGCGCATGGTCAACGCGGGGGCCAAACGGGTGCTGATAGCGTCGCCGGCATACACCCCGC encodes the following:
- a CDS encoding phage major tail tube protein; its protein translation is MNQVPEKLISYRVYRDGVDLVGTADVQLPDLEAMTETIKGAGIAGEVDSPVLGHYGSMTLVLNWRTLVKPIAFLSRQEVHALDLRGAVQVMDAAAGVYKVVPIRVAIRATPKKTSLGKFDVGAPMESSNELEVSYIKVSIDGADVIEIDKYNYIAKIDGVDVLADVRSALGLV
- a CDS encoding phage tail assembly protein; its protein translation is MNIKFGKTHTFEGKEYKDLKIDLDGLTGKDLVDASREARLLGDAGQVQEFSAVYLAVVAAKAAKVPVDMILSLPAKDFTAVKTAVQNFLLA
- a CDS encoding phage tail tape measure protein, translated to MASKTYEIAFNLAARLGSSFSSTFSGASQQLSTLQTNVKSTRAAMRELEMQQRKGIVSTLEYAASYEKLTAQLYKAEQLQTKLAKAEVMQSRLKNFRGQAVAGLAGSAAAGAVVAAPVLAFAKAEQSATALKAAMMDSTGSVGESFAKINSLAVELGNKLPGTTSDFHDLFRVMLQNGIAAEQILGGVGQAAAYLGVQLKLPYETAGLFAAQMQKSTGTADADMMKFMDTVQRLTNLGVKADDLNQAFSKFGPTMSVLKAQGLDGANAYGTLLAMLTQVGMEGGSAGNSLGKVFRAGFDEKKLGKANDSLAEFGMSLKFTNERGEFAGLDNFFTQMEKLSTLDTTTRVGVIKELFGDDAEVLQTVNIMLEKGRAGYDALLAKTAKQASLEQRVNEQLKTMTNTWDSLAGTVTNLVAALGGPLAEKLKPILDAANSLVGDRLMPWVENNAGLVGTLGAIAAGAVTLSAAWWGMGLAAATILAPMITFYKWMFLGRTAIDGTVIASRAAIIATRAWTTAQWLINAAMAANPIGLVIIGVTALIAAGWALYKNWDTVISWLEEKWNNLKNLFGAGINVPVSMPVAGGVGDIPVIPHAAGGIFSRPHVGLLAEAGVPESAIPIDGSSRSLGLWQKTGEMLGASAGGGGTFTATFAPVIQVGDSAKASDVQKVLDDERAKFRRMWEDMMQEARRLSYA
- a CDS encoding tail protein X; the protein is MPSTYTTVQGDAWDIISLKVYGTEKSMSTLIEANPAHRNTVIFAAGVLLTVPTRSVSAIPSSVPPWKRGVE
- a CDS encoding contractile injection system protein, VgrG/Pvc8 family yields the protein MESRRVEVSLTYNHTKVSSDIARFLLSLTYTDNSSGQADDLQITLEDREQLWANGWVPEKGDTISAQLTALNFNGEGSREKLDCGFFEIDDFEMAGPPNIVTVKAVSAAVSAALRGEENTRAWENIRLRNIAQDMAAKAEMGLQYLAEYNPLYKRRDQTEQSDLAFLLECCEKAGLALKVTNDNIVIFDEEQMEAQDPVMTIEKGKSNVLRYRFNSRSRDIYRACVVQYKDPSTGQTFKHIYEPPNAPATGQLLKINERVEDAEEGKVLARKRLREKNCKENMASLTLVGDVRLVGGVTVLVKGWGSFDGKYYVTRAQHSLNGYTVAIDIHKTMEYALNEAKTIVIEKKARKRTRRRKWYDK
- a CDS encoding phage baseplate assembly protein V, whose translation is MTSNFKFVRYGVVSGVAADRVRVAFEDEDGLVSDWLPVIVPNTKGNKDIKPMDVGEDVVCVFLPNGVSSGFCLGAFYRQGNPPPHADVNVRSVRFSDGTIVSYDRETHVLDIKCGTGTVNIVAGGNVNVTGDVIADGISLKQHVHPESIGTQTGPPSGGA
- a CDS encoding phage tail protein, with protein sequence MALGTLGDIAFEVSTEKIRTFHRLRRRGSARFATHDVLGKKPVKEFIGPGLESIGFTMFFSVSAGLNPLNEIKKLRELRDKGDPLELVIGGAAASENLWVIEEVSEEWVQLDNKGNLLFARIDIDLQEYPRDSDATATATNASAAAASGEEESG
- a CDS encoding baseplate J/gp47 family protein; this encodes MEFKNLPQITFAERSAAVTEAALIAKYKEKTGKTLYPGDPVRLLLEAVAFMFAQIRNEIDYTGKQNLLAYTAGDNEDHLGVLVGTDRLQAAAATVTLRFTLSAAQAGAVIIPAGTRATPGENLLFATTATATIPAGQTYVDVDAACTENGAKGNDYAPSQINKIVDPIQWVASVTNTTTSEGGADIESDDAYRERIRLAPESFSTAGPGGAYEYHAKKASALIVDVSVISPEPGTVEIRPLLSGGEIPGQEILDAVTATCNDKSVRPLTDLVSVLAPTVVSYDVDATYWIDSDNSTVAATIQVAVEQAVADWGLWQKSKLGRDINPSELNRRMVNAGAKRVLIASPAYTPLLKSQVAVAGTVAAAFGGFEDG